TGCGTGTTTTTGGGAACCTTCcacctttagtttttttgggAAGGTCCGCACATATTAGCTCTGTGATTTCTTATTAGTTCAGGACTTCTTCTTTTAGTCACATGAGCTTCGAGGCAAATAACGGCTGCGCCATGGAAACTGCATTGTTGTTccgatttttttcttcttttttttaatttttttggaatTGCCGATTTCAGCGTCTTCTGAAACTGATAGAGCTGGGTTTTTAGAAAACTGTAGCAACCAACAAGAAACAGCTCAGGCTCGAACATTTGGTTTCAGCAgcattgaaatcatttttagtaAACAGATAAAGTTATTAGTTTATCATACTGACCTTTGGTGATGAAATTCTCTGAGTCATAAGAGTGATCATGACCTATTAGGATGGTGGGAAATGCTCTACATTCGGCTCattcatagaaaaacacaattaactACTACTGCCATGTTATAGTAGTCATTAGTAGCACCAAAGAATCCAAAATTTGGTTTTCCAAGTGTAACATGTGGATAAAAAGTAAGCTCAAATGAATACAAAAGGGGGGACCATATTATTTTCTCCAATTGTTAAaacttattgatttttttttaaggttgtgCAACTCTTGGTTGGTTTAGATTTCATTATCCAGAGACCAGATGTCCCCTGCTAAGGAGTTGGCGCAGCCCTGGATGGTCCAGGTTGCCAGGGCGAACTCGTTGAGGAACTGCTCGCTGTTTGCCTCGGGGTTGTTCGTCTTCAGGGCGTCCAGGTGTTTGGTGAGGGCTTTGAGAGTGTGGGGGCCCGAGCCGAGCAGGATGTGGCGGAAAGGGCTCTTCCTGGGGGAGACGTAGTGGGACAGGAAGTTTCTTTCCACCTGCAAGGAGGAAAAGCTCAGATTCAAATTTGTGGATAACTTGTGAAAGTTCAAGCGTCGTTCTAAAAGAAACCGTGCTGATCAGGAAAACTAAGGTAAGGGATgttctgtttgtaaaaacagattGGATGCACAGCCGGGTCCTTTTgaaatgtgattaatcaattgttGAAGTAATCGTCAGCTAATTTAGTCGTTGATTAATCGCTATCTGGattatacagactcaaaaaaaggccGTTTGCTCAAACGACTGGTCGGCCTGCAGACATGCTGAAGCGAGCTGTGAAGGTCTTACCGCCATGATACGGTCGTTGATGAGGCGGCACATTTCGATGTCCTCCAGGTCGCTGTTCTGGATGTCGTTCTGCAGGCTCTGGGCGGCCCGGCTGTACGAACCCGTGGCGGAGATCAACCACTGGACAGTCAGGGATTTGGGCAACAGCTGGGGCCGCATCTGGAACAACGGAGAACGGATGCagcataattgtttttttaataaaaaagtcttgaaatgagaacaaaaaggacaaaagttAAAACATATCCCAACTCACCTTCAGAACTTCCTTGACTCTTCCATTGATCTTGGTCACGTAGGAACGGACGACCTTGTAGTACTTCATCACGTCCATCTGCAGCAGATGGTCGTGGACCAGCCTCAGAGCTATGTGGCCGGCGAAGCGGCCCGCTGTCTCTGCCAGCTGGGGAACCTGGCTGGACGTGGCGGCGTTCAGGTTCTCGGCGGTGTCCTCCATTGTGCCAAAGTACTTGTAGTTCTGAGAGGGGAAAACGGGACGGAGAAATGAGGCTCCGCCATCAGCAGCTGTTGAGCTGGCAAAGGATCCACGGGGAACAAGAACAACTCACCGAGTTGTCCGGGGAGAATCTGAATGACATGGAGGGGATTCCGGAGAGGGCAAGGAAAGGATACGCAGCGCTATCCATCCGCATCGGCTCCAgactgcagaacaaaaacagaaagaatgatgagaacaaattaaaaatacctCAAATGTCAAACATTCAGGAAGTTGAGTTTGATGTCATCGGTTGACATTTATGACACACTTACATATTTGCTTCAAAGTTGTCTCTTGCAAATTGCTTATAAAGAAAGCCGTCTCTGTTTTTtacctattaaaaaaaaaacaaatatgtgcaTATAAACaccaacacatttaaaataccaatttgttataaaagtcaaatttgctgGATGTTTACCTCCTTTAGGGTGTTTTCAATCAGAGTGTGCATTAGGGGACTGGCTGCTACTTTAAATCCATTCAGAcctagaaaataataaattatacttatttaaatacaaaactgcAACTTTATAGAGCACCATGATGTGCTTGGAAAATATATTTGGCACCAAATACATTGAATATGAAACCGAGCGATTACCTGTTACAATGCCATCCAGGTTGATGTAAGAGAAGGCTTTCATGCTCAGAGACGACAAATATCCCTACAGGTGAGAGTAAGCAACAGTTAGGATAGATATAACACTGAATAGTTTATTAAAAGTTGttataagagtaaaaaaaaaagttcgggaaaaaaaagtgtcttgCAGTCGTCACCTCCAACCACTCGGTGGCGCCAATGCTTCCGTATTCTCCAGCACTCCAGCTAGCAAACACAATGCTCCTCCTCGGCTTGAATCCCTCTGTAAAACAACAGGTTTGCAGGTGTTCGTCTGTGACGTTTTCAAGCCGCACGTCTCAGAAAAGGCCTGAGTGTGTTCCGGTGCTCACCGTTCTTCACCATGTCAGAGATGGAGCGGGCCAGCTCCACCAGGACGCTGGTGCCGACGGTTGACGCAGCGTAGCCCGGGCCCCACGCGTCCCTCTGGGCGCCGATAACCACGTAACGGTCTGGACAAAGTCAGATGAGTTCCTGACCATCATttcctccaaacacacacacacacgcctacacacactcCTCTCTCTTTGAATTCCAGTTTCATTTTACCTGGGTCAACAAACCCTTTGATGACCCCAAACACGTTATGGATCCTCTTCTCTGTGAGAACGTTGTTGACCGACACAGAGATGACGTCAGTCTCGTCTCCTAATTTGCTGAAACCTTCCCACTTGTCGGGCCTCTTTGCACCACTGAGCTGGCTGTGGGAGCCGCAGAGGAACACGTTAATGAGCTAACTGGTATCAATGCGAAAAACTAAAACGGATCAAAGATATGAGCTTTACTATGAGCTTTACTTAAGGATGTTCTTTGCCATGGCCAACGTGATGGTCTGCGCCAGGATTTTGGGCAGGCCTGAAGACTCCGCAGGAGGGAACTGGGTGTGGTTGAAGGAGGGGAAGCCGGGGGTGTAAGGATCACCTGAGCCCAGGTGGACCTGCAGGAGAAGATTATGAGTGTTAGGATTATGTTTGAATTATATCCACTGTTTCATCTTCTGTTTTCACCCATTTCGGCCAAAGGTTAAGAGGCGTGTGCTGCTCTGATATTGACTGGGAGCGCAGTGCTAAAGTCCTGCGCTGAATTCAGACCAAATGGGATTTGAAAGTGATCCTCATCAGCGTATGTGAAAAAGCTCACAACATCTCTGAATTATCTGGTGAAACCCCGACGACGACGTTCTCTTCCTTTCAGTAAATTGCAGCCGAGACACCCTCAATATTTCATCCACCATTGCACaaaaagaacaggaaaaaaaacgcACAACGCACATCTGTAGTGAATTTTTACACTTGATGTCAATCATCTGACTTCATAGTCCACAAGGGTCCAACTTGAGGTACTGGACGTGTTTCTGACCCGCAAAGTGTGTTTGATTTGAACGCAGCACTAAACTACAATTACAATAGACAGAAGCAAAtatccaccagagggcgctctAGCATCAACCAAACCACTGCCACAGCTGGCTGCTCACAAACCTCTGCATTCAGGTgcattaatggaaagttgagtggaaggaaaaggtatGGCTGGGATGTGAAGCAAAGTTTCTTCAAGATTTTCAAAGAGATTCACAAGGTGTGATTTGTGCtcaggttggttttttttttcttctgggttaaagaaaaataacttctttattGATGAAAAGAAATTGAGGCTCCAGATTCAGGATGAAGCTTATTTGTGGAGTCATCAAAGCCGTCTACCAGGAAGCTTTGAAGCCTTCATGCTTCCTTCTGCTGACAAGGTTTAACGAGATGTTGATGTCATTTCCCTGCAGGACGTGGCAAAGCAGCCGAAAGTATCGACTTCGTGATCATAGCATATCTGTGCATGACTGACCAGCAGGTTTAAGGAGACCCATATGATGGTGTTGCATTGTTCTGTGATTTCATCTAAACGGACTGATCTAGCATCAGGTGCGTCACTCACATGTCCATAGAGCTCTGTGTGCTCTTTGATGCTGTAATCACTCGGGTCTGGGTAGATCAGAACAGCAGAGGCGTTCATTCTGGCGGCGTTGGCGACCTGAATCACAAAGAAACCCAGatctaaaatgtgtttcattcaagaacaacaaaaataaatatgtaacaaaTGACGAAGTAGCTGTTGTTTTAAACCAGTCACCTTCTCAGCAAAGCTGATCTTTCCGGCTCTGATCAGCATAACTCTGCCGTCCATGTTGATGTTTCTGTCCAACAGCGTCTGGAAGTCGTTGTCCTCGCCGTAATGAGCGTACAGCACATTACGGCCCTGGAAGCGCAGCAGCGTTCTGGTTACCTACACGCATTAGACACTCTCAggttttcctctctgttttatTGCCTACCTCTACTGATCCGATGGAGCTGTAGGACAGGAATCCCTTGGGACGCTCCTCTGACATGTTCTTGAAGACGATCCTGTTGTAGCCGTCCGCCGGCGGGTCGTGGACCTTGATGAAGTGCTCGTCCGTCCAGACCTTCATGCCGTAGAGCTTGAACCTCTGGACAACTCGGTTTGCCAGGGATTCATCCCGAGGAGAACCGGCCCGGTGGCTGCTTTCAGAAAACTCACTAGGACAGGACAGAAACACTGTTACACACCTGGAATACAATGAAAACAACAGTTCaaattctattatttttttttttactttctgatcACCTCAAAACTTTCTCTAGTTTGGCAGCAGAGAATTTCTCAGTCAGGAGTTTTTTGACCTCGTCCCAGTCCATGAGGGGCGCGGCGCCCGTCTCGCGGGGAATGTCGTCATTGACGACGCTGATGGAGGATGCGCAGACGGGAGCCGCTTCCTTTTTCTTATTAGTCATGTAGCCGATCAAGAACCCTGGAAGAAGCCAGTGGATTTAGGTTTAAAGAAAATGcgtaaagaaaactaaaatggaaCGACAAATGTAACAATGATTCCACATtttatctgaggtttagtatcgatACcaatccgatacagaaaaacatcaatgaaCTAACTAAAAACTAGGACTGCACGTTGAGGCTGAAAAATTGATCACAATATCAGACTTTCAAATAAGCCAATTTTATActgataagttgttttttttgttttaaatatctaaaatactaAAACACGTGACggttcctgttttatccagttttcacaaGATgccgttttatttttaagcagctatGAGGCACGGTGGCAAAACCTTGAACTGTTGCTGCGCCAGTTATttaacaggttgttgctaggtaaccagagtgAGTTAGCTGATGTCACCAACCTTTCCCATCTAGCCGATTTAGAGCCAGAATGAGGTtctaaatctgaaattattGAAATTTCTACTGATATTGtctatcaatatatatatattgtaattgatttattatccaacccaactggaaatgttttgtttctcttcctgAACACAGATATAAATGTGCCAATTTAAAttcaccaatagcttcacaatcttggtaaaatgtgaaaaaacaaaactttaatttgttcaatcaGTGGAATTGGGAGCAAAACAGctaatttaaaagaataaactgGCAATAACAATAGGctgacaaatgtgaaaaatgaactACAACAAATTCCTATTTGTACCTGCAGCAAGTACAaataggaattctaaatataacctaaaataaataaagtattacaTCACTCAGGGCACacagcatagaattagactgaatagatttGCTCTTATAGACCAGGCACATCGTCACGATGCCGGATCTAGAATTTTCCATCAATATCGGGACCAATACAGCTATTAATACCGGATCAGTGCATCTAACATTCCTTCTTTGGTGCCTCCAGCCTACcgatgatgaagatgaggaggacgCCACACGCCATGTAGCACAAGTTCCTGGGCGTGCGCTGCAGCTTCTGAACCATGTAGGGTCTGCCGTTGGAGTTGTGATGAGGACGATTGTCTCCCATGCCGTTCTCCCCAACCTCCTCGTCCACGTCCGACGACAGCTTCATCTCCACCTGGCTGGTGTCGCCCTCCATGTTCTGGGTCAGGTTGAAGCGCGTGTAGGTGTGTGGCTCACCGTTAAACTGGTTAACGACAAGAAAAGGCGGGGACGGGAATAAAAGGAACAGGGTTAGCTCGTGTTGCACCAGCTGGAAGCCTGGAGCCCTGCTGACCCTCGTTCGTCTTAAACTCAGACATTGTCCGTTTTTTGTCTGACATGCGTCCAATCTGGGTAGAATTGAAGTACAGCACGTTCTAGCTGCCcaaatcagtttgtttcaacTTCATTATCATCATAACAATAAAGTATGTTTTGAGTTTGAAAGGATCAGtgtcatgttctttttttcagggtttccacaggtttcaccaactcaaatttaagactttttaagacaattatgaaggaaatttaagacctgtaatCCACCAGACATGTACAATAGGCGAAACATGGGGGACGTTTGCAGTTACTCATGATGGTTGTGGAAAAAACAGCTAGCAAGGGTATATTTGCAGCTAGCTAGCAGTCGTCTCCTTTGCCTCAAGTCACAGAACGCAATGTACAGTAGATGTCTTCAGGTGACTCAAACGTTACACAGACAGAAAAGTCCCGTATGGAAACCTCCCCATAAAACGACATTTATGAGATCAAGTAGTCCTGCCACATCAAAAGACCTGTAATTAACTTATTTAAACCCAAGTTAACTTTATTTAATAACCCAAATACATtataaggccttaattttagatgcatGAATTTAGGACTGTAAAAAGACTATTATGACTGAAATTTAAGACCAGTATTGcaacaaaaatgtccaaaaggcGATACACTTGCACTTACCCAcaatgggtttaaaaaaaactaaatgggTAGCTAGCAaggttagcggtagcctcaactgCCTTGAGTCACAGAATGAAGATCTAAGCGTGTGAATTAGTGAAGAATAAAGTCccttgtgaaaaaaataaattaaactgcaTTCATGAGGTTAAACAGCCCGGCCACATCAAAATTTAAGACCAGTGAATAATGTATTTAAGAtcaacttacattttttttattgaataaacttTAGACATTTCAAGGCCCTTACTTTTTGATACATGAATTTAGGACGTTTTAGTGTTTTTCCCTAACTTTGTGGATTAGGGTTTTGCTTTGACTGAAggaatgttttacagtttctattCTGGTCTGACAAACTATTGTGAATGCACAGAGATGTTGAATAACCTGTAATTCCTCAGAAAAGGAAACCTGGAAAATCTGCACAGAACAATGAATTTGCAATTAATTTCTATCTGGTTTTTGGCTTTTATATGAATAtattcatgtattaaaattaaagacatCAAGCAATACTAGAGTTGAGAAAAACAGCTAATTCCTCCAGATTCATCACTTTCCCAGCTTAGGCGTGTTGCAGTTTTCTCAGCGGTAGCAACAATATGAACATGAAATCTGATCAAATATTGACGAGTTAGTAGTTCAGATACAATACTTACAATTTTGGATATTGTTGACCTTGCTTGTTCCATCTCTGCTTCTCAGGACTCTAaaccaacaaacacaaagaatacGACTTTTAGATTCCCAGACTCTGAAAACGACAGAGTTACGTTGTATCACTTTCAAAACCTGCTTAACTCTCCAGAAGAGTCGGTGAACCGCTTCTCCTGCGTGTAGATTTTCACTTATCTTTTAGCACTTTCAGTAACAAACGTGTTCCTGTTAAACTCGGGGAACAGTTCTGTTTCCAAAGAAAGTGTTCCCACCTCTTGTCAAAACATCCCTGGGGTTTTCCTGTGTGGCCAGCTTGAAAGAAAGCCCCCGTTTTTGAACACAAAAGAGCAGTGTGCTGCTCAGGTTAGCGCGATGTGAACTCAGTCACCGGCAGAGTCCAGAAACGGACCGGCCCTCAGCGGGAGAAATGATCAGCCGGCCCAAGCAGaggatcagttttatttataaaatatcaaCAAGAAGAGGAATAAGAGCCTGGCAGATCATTCTCCTATGAGCCgatcaaaaaactgaaaaaaataaataaatatcggTGTGATATAGAGTTTCTGAGCACTCAGGGATTCACTGCAATCAGACACCTCTCAGCTTCTTCATGACCTTCCACCGCCAGGAGAGGTCAAGAAGACGAAACACGACCAGTTATCACATATAAAAACATCCTTATGTTTTGGGAACTTGAAGCGCTGCAATCGAACCAGGAACACAGATGTGTCCATCGTACTTAGCTAaacaaaatgggtttttttaaatctgcattcTGTCTGAGTAGACATTGAAATTCTTTTGcaatatttacacacaaaaaaattattttatttactttgacaGTTGCTGGTTTATGCTGTTAGAAAAAGCAGAAGACAAAATGCTTCCCTGTCTTCTTCCTTATTTGGCATTTATTATCATCCTACTACATAATTATGTCTCATTCTGAACAGGTGAGCAAATCCTTCAGCGGCTATGAAATGAAAAGAGGGCTATTGGaatcaaaagcaaacaaactgtgttaatcaactttttaatttttatttttcaaaggctgtgacctttgaccctctgGCTCACCCTGAAGAGCAAACGCTAAAATCTCTATAACGCCAGGT
This is a stretch of genomic DNA from Gambusia affinis linkage group LG12, SWU_Gaff_1.0, whole genome shotgun sequence. It encodes these proteins:
- the tfr1a gene encoding transferrin receptor 1a — protein: MEQARSTISKIFNGEPHTYTRFNLTQNMEGDTSQVEMKLSSDVDEEVGENGMGDNRPHHNSNGRPYMVQKLQRTPRNLCYMACGVLLIFIIGFLIGYMTNKKKEAAPVCASSISVVNDDIPRETGAAPLMDWDEVKKLLTEKFSAAKLEKVLSEFSESSHRAGSPRDESLANRVVQRFKLYGMKVWTDEHFIKVHDPPADGYNRIVFKNMSEERPKGFLSYSSIGSVEGRNVLYAHYGEDNDFQTLLDRNINMDGRVMLIRAGKISFAEKVANAARMNASAVLIYPDPSDYSIKEHTELYGHVHLGSGDPYTPGFPSFNHTQFPPAESSGLPKILAQTITLAMAKNILNQLSGAKRPDKWEGFSKLGDETDVISVSVNNVLTEKRIHNVFGVIKGFVDPDRYVVIGAQRDAWGPGYAASTVGTSVLVELARSISDMVKNEGFKPRRSIVFASWSAGEYGSIGATEWLEGYLSSLSMKAFSYINLDGIVTGLNGFKVAASPLMHTLIENTLKEVKNRDGFLYKQFARDNFEANILEPMRMDSAAYPFLALSGIPSMSFRFSPDNSNYKYFGTMEDTAENLNAATSSQVPQLAETAGRFAGHIALRLVHDHLLQMDVMKYYKVVRSYVTKINGRVKEVLKMRPQLLPKSLTVQWLISATGSYSRAAQSLQNDIQNSDLEDIEMCRLINDRIMAVERNFLSHYVSPRKSPFRHILLGSGPHTLKALTKHLDALKTNNPEANSEQFLNEFALATWTIQGCANSLAGDIWSLDNEI